Proteins encoded by one window of Bryobacteraceae bacterium:
- the murB gene encoding UDP-N-acetylmuramate dehydrogenase — MESPFYAIPGVTAVENAPLRNYTRFELGGPARVLVDALTEEGFRRALAAAAASGEPWMVLGGGSNLIVSDAGFDGTILRYRGSAIGLEEDEITVEAGAELEALVDFSIEQGLDGLHTLKRIPGWVGGAVYGNAGAYGHSLMEFVTEVRFVDLGAVRRAGNAACEFAYRESAFKRNKQWAVVSARLRAPKGDEAAIRARAEEIRSIRDAKFPPTLRCAGSIFKNCFLANLPERAARAVPPAAVIEGKVPAAWFLERVGAKGERRGEIQVASYHANLLYNDAPDGVEASAFDARALIEELKERVRAEFGLTLEEEVQSVGFNGV; from the coding sequence TTGGAAAGCCCATTCTACGCCATCCCCGGCGTCACGGCGGTGGAAAACGCCCCTCTCCGGAACTACACACGATTCGAACTCGGCGGCCCGGCGCGCGTGCTGGTGGACGCGCTGACGGAGGAAGGATTTCGGCGGGCGCTCGCGGCGGCGGCGGCCTCCGGAGAGCCGTGGATGGTGCTCGGCGGCGGCTCGAATCTGATCGTCTCCGATGCCGGTTTCGACGGCACGATCCTGCGCTATCGCGGATCGGCGATCGGGCTCGAGGAGGACGAGATCACGGTGGAGGCGGGGGCCGAGCTCGAAGCACTGGTGGATTTTTCGATCGAGCAGGGGTTGGATGGGCTGCATACGCTGAAGCGAATTCCGGGCTGGGTGGGCGGCGCAGTCTATGGGAACGCGGGCGCGTACGGGCATTCGCTGATGGAGTTCGTCACCGAGGTGCGGTTCGTTGACCTGGGCGCGGTGCGGCGGGCGGGCAACGCGGCTTGTGAGTTCGCGTATCGGGAAAGCGCATTCAAGCGGAACAAGCAATGGGCGGTCGTCTCGGCGAGGCTACGCGCGCCAAAGGGGGATGAGGCTGCAATCCGGGCGCGGGCCGAGGAGATTCGTTCGATCCGCGACGCCAAGTTCCCGCCGACGCTGCGGTGCGCGGGCAGCATCTTCAAAAACTGCTTCCTGGCGAACCTGCCCGAACGGGCGGCGCGGGCGGTGCCGCCGGCAGCGGTGATCGAAGGCAAGGTGCCGGCAGCGTGGTTCCTGGAGCGGGTGGGCGCGAAGGGGGAGCGTCGTGGGGAGATTCAAGTGGCGAGCTACCACGCGAACCTTCTCTACAACGACGCGCCGGACGGGGTTGAGGCAAGCGCTTTCGACGCGCGGGCGCTGATCGAGGAGTTGAAGGAGAGGGTCCGCGCGGAGTTCGGACTGACGCTCGAAGAAGAGGTCCAATCGGTGGGTTTCAACGGCGTCTGA
- a CDS encoding M20/M25/M40 family metallo-hydrolase gives MRAFLFLAAALAVTAAEPDWSREEAYALDLLQSYIRIPSINPPADVRPAAAFFEGELRKHGLEPKLFRSHESGKVNLLVRLPGRDRSKKPLLLLNHFDVVPVDRSMWRMDPFGAEIKDGFIWGRGALDMKGIAIQHLMSLILLKKYGVTPSRDVVMLTTADEETNGTYGIDWMIENHFDEIDAAYVLDEGGFGSREILAPGKLLFGISVGEKQVAWLKLRAVGTAAHGSQPIADNANERLLRALQKATVFQGRGQVPALVGRMREAAGGRMAENKYTNAIQKNTISLTTLRAGVGDPPKANVIPSVAEATLDCRLLPGVNVAEFIAEMKAAINDAKVSIELVSTPADPGVSNPETPLFAAIDRAIRKVHPGAAVTPMLVPHGTDSVKLRKKGLLAYGLTPMVLDLATAGTMHSDEERIPVDEFHKGLRIFWEIVTADF, from the coding sequence ATGAGAGCGTTCCTATTTCTGGCGGCGGCGCTCGCGGTGACCGCGGCCGAGCCCGACTGGTCCCGCGAAGAGGCCTACGCGCTCGACCTGCTGCAAAGCTACATCCGCATTCCGAGCATCAATCCGCCGGCGGACGTGCGTCCGGCGGCGGCGTTCTTCGAAGGCGAGTTGCGCAAGCACGGGCTCGAACCGAAGCTCTTCCGCAGCCATGAGAGCGGCAAGGTGAATCTGCTGGTGCGGCTCCCGGGGCGCGACCGATCCAAGAAGCCGCTGTTGCTGCTGAACCATTTCGACGTTGTCCCGGTGGACCGTTCGATGTGGCGCATGGATCCTTTCGGCGCCGAGATCAAAGACGGGTTCATTTGGGGGCGCGGCGCTCTGGATATGAAAGGCATCGCGATCCAGCACCTGATGTCGCTCATCCTACTGAAGAAGTACGGGGTGACGCCGTCGCGCGACGTCGTGATGCTGACGACGGCGGACGAGGAGACCAACGGCACGTACGGCATCGATTGGATGATCGAGAACCATTTCGATGAGATCGACGCGGCGTATGTGCTGGACGAGGGCGGGTTCGGGTCGCGTGAGATCCTGGCGCCGGGCAAGCTCCTGTTCGGGATTTCGGTGGGGGAGAAGCAGGTGGCGTGGCTGAAGTTGCGGGCGGTGGGGACGGCGGCGCACGGGTCGCAGCCGATCGCCGACAACGCCAACGAGCGGCTGCTGCGTGCGCTGCAGAAGGCGACCGTGTTTCAGGGACGCGGTCAGGTTCCCGCGCTCGTCGGCCGGATGCGGGAGGCGGCGGGCGGACGGATGGCGGAGAACAAGTACACCAACGCGATCCAGAAGAACACGATCTCGCTGACCACGCTGCGGGCGGGGGTGGGCGACCCGCCGAAGGCGAACGTGATCCCGTCGGTGGCTGAAGCAACGCTCGATTGCCGGCTGCTGCCGGGGGTGAACGTGGCCGAGTTCATCGCGGAAATGAAGGCGGCGATCAACGACGCGAAAGTATCGATTGAGCTGGTGTCGACGCCGGCCGACCCGGGGGTGAGCAATCCGGAGACTCCGCTGTTCGCCGCCATCGACCGCGCGATCCGGAAGGTCCACCCAGGGGCCGCGGTGACGCCGATGCTGGTTCCGCATGGGACCGATTCGGTGAAGTTGCGGAAGAAGGGCCTGCTCGCGTACGGGCTCACGCCGATGGTGTTGGATCTGGCGACGGCGGGCACGATGCACAGCGACGAGGAGCGGATTCCGGTGGATGAATTCCACAAAGGACTGCGGATTTTCTGGGAGATCGTGACGGCGGATTTCTGA
- a CDS encoding DUF1553 domain-containing protein: MRTIPLLLLTASAVCAADFQRDIRPILSDNCFACHGPDKNTRMAGLRLDTREGATEARKSGAAIVPGKPAESLMVQRIEHANAALRMPPTRSHKTLTEAQKKTLRDWISEGAPWREHWSFVAPKRPAPPAVKQDAWVRNPIDRFVLAALEDKGLAPAGEASRRTLIRRLALDLTGLPPAPADVEAFAADKSPEAYANVVERFMDSPRYGEHRARYWLDAARYADTHGIHVDNYREMWPYRDWVIAAFNRNMPFDRFTIEQLAGDLLPNRTLDQQIASGFHRCAPSTNEAGVILDEVEAIYAKDRVDTTSAVWLGLTVGCATCHDHKFDPISQRDFYSMTAFFRNTTQPIMDGNIPDTPPIVVVPDGADRARWSAIRAERDAITAKMAAAKPDEGFERWLASPARGAINTPLAGEKPLLGIGELTGKPSPGVTEKDSYHGPSVAFEEKSGIELPNEGYVDSDRPFTVSMWFLYPKRDETVTLASEMTDPPKPEKAAADEEEDENRPKPRGWSITVAGRRPGIDLLGDKGQGISLRAGPAEQIEAGQWHHVAVSYDGSRTEMGLSLYVNGRKVDAAGSSKLDSKLEGTIRAPGEPLLIGGRSRVLGGGAIADFRIYRRAITEEEARLVSLWPMIRRARAGGQPDGAHRSALHLYYRHAADPEYREWVARMKSLDAETLAIRRRGAITHVMQERSGAAMAHVLYRGMYDQPRDEVRPTTPSALPPMAASMPRNRLGLAQWLMDENNPLTARVTVNRMWQEVFGAGLVKTAEDFGSQGEAPTNQALLDWLAVEFRESGWDVKHMYRLMVTSATYRQSAAATPDKLEKDPQNVLLSRGPRFRLDGELIRDYALSAGGLLAPEIGGPSVKPYQPEGIWETVAMRGSNTRFYKQDAGEKLYRRSLYTFWKRSAPPPSMEIFNAPTREVCTVRRERTNTPLQALVTMNDVQFVEAARGLAARAMEAGGEFGARLDAMTELALARPFEGREREIAERAWRDYREHYRSHAEDAKRLVETGQSAPEAALETAELAAYTMLANQILNLDEALNK; encoded by the coding sequence ATGAGGACCATCCCGCTACTCCTGCTGACGGCGTCCGCCGTGTGCGCGGCCGACTTCCAGCGCGACATCCGGCCGATTCTTTCCGACAATTGCTTCGCCTGCCACGGCCCAGACAAGAACACTCGCATGGCCGGATTGCGGCTGGATACGCGCGAGGGCGCCACCGAGGCGCGCAAGAGCGGCGCCGCAATCGTGCCGGGCAAGCCGGCCGAGAGCCTGATGGTTCAGCGCATCGAACACGCCAACGCGGCGCTGCGGATGCCGCCAACGCGTTCGCACAAGACCCTCACGGAAGCGCAGAAGAAGACGCTGCGGGACTGGATCTCGGAGGGTGCGCCGTGGCGGGAGCATTGGTCCTTCGTGGCGCCGAAACGGCCCGCTCCGCCGGCAGTGAAGCAGGACGCGTGGGTGCGGAATCCGATTGACCGGTTTGTGCTGGCGGCGCTCGAGGACAAGGGGCTGGCCCCGGCGGGAGAGGCGTCGCGGCGGACGCTGATCCGGCGCCTTGCGCTGGACCTGACCGGGCTGCCGCCGGCGCCGGCCGATGTGGAAGCGTTCGCGGCGGACAAATCGCCCGAAGCATACGCGAACGTGGTGGAGCGCTTCATGGATTCGCCGCGGTACGGCGAACACCGGGCGCGGTACTGGCTGGACGCGGCGCGGTACGCCGACACGCACGGCATCCACGTGGACAACTACCGCGAGATGTGGCCCTATCGGGACTGGGTGATCGCGGCGTTCAACCGGAACATGCCGTTCGACCGGTTCACCATCGAGCAGCTTGCCGGCGACCTGCTTCCGAACCGCACGCTCGACCAGCAGATCGCTTCCGGCTTCCACCGCTGCGCGCCATCGACCAACGAGGCCGGCGTGATTCTGGACGAGGTGGAAGCGATCTACGCCAAGGACCGCGTGGATACGACGAGCGCCGTGTGGCTGGGGCTCACCGTCGGCTGCGCCACGTGCCACGACCACAAGTTCGACCCGATTTCGCAGCGCGACTTCTACTCGATGACGGCGTTCTTCCGCAACACGACGCAGCCGATCATGGACGGCAACATCCCGGACACACCGCCGATCGTGGTGGTGCCGGACGGGGCCGACCGCGCCCGGTGGAGCGCGATTCGCGCCGAACGCGACGCGATCACGGCGAAGATGGCGGCGGCGAAGCCGGACGAAGGGTTCGAGCGATGGCTCGCGTCTCCGGCGCGCGGCGCCATCAACACTCCGCTCGCCGGCGAGAAGCCGCTCCTTGGCATTGGAGAGCTGACGGGGAAACCATCGCCGGGCGTGACGGAGAAGGATTCGTATCACGGGCCGTCGGTGGCTTTCGAAGAGAAGAGCGGGATCGAACTGCCGAACGAAGGTTATGTCGATTCGGACCGGCCGTTTACGGTCTCCATGTGGTTCCTCTACCCGAAGCGGGACGAGACGGTGACGCTGGCGAGCGAGATGACCGATCCGCCGAAGCCGGAGAAGGCGGCGGCGGACGAGGAGGAGGACGAGAACCGGCCGAAGCCGCGGGGCTGGTCCATCACGGTGGCGGGACGGCGCCCGGGCATTGACCTGCTGGGCGACAAGGGACAGGGCATTTCGCTGCGCGCCGGGCCGGCCGAACAAATCGAAGCCGGGCAATGGCACCACGTCGCGGTGTCGTACGACGGCAGCCGGACGGAGATGGGGTTGTCGCTCTACGTGAACGGGCGCAAGGTGGACGCGGCGGGGTCGAGCAAGCTCGATTCGAAGCTGGAGGGTACGATCCGCGCTCCGGGGGAACCGCTGTTGATTGGCGGCCGCTCGCGCGTGCTTGGCGGCGGCGCGATCGCCGATTTCCGGATCTACCGCCGGGCGATCACCGAAGAGGAAGCGCGGCTGGTTTCGTTGTGGCCGATGATTCGACGGGCGCGAGCGGGCGGACAGCCGGACGGAGCGCACCGCAGCGCGCTGCATCTCTATTACCGGCACGCGGCCGATCCGGAGTATCGCGAATGGGTGGCGCGCATGAAGTCGCTCGACGCCGAGACGCTGGCCATCCGCCGGCGCGGCGCCATCACGCATGTGATGCAGGAGCGCTCCGGCGCAGCGATGGCGCACGTCCTCTATCGCGGGATGTACGATCAGCCGCGGGACGAGGTGCGACCGACGACGCCCTCCGCGCTGCCGCCGATGGCGGCTTCGATGCCGCGGAACCGGCTGGGGCTGGCGCAATGGCTGATGGACGAGAACAACCCGCTCACGGCGCGCGTGACGGTGAATCGCATGTGGCAGGAGGTATTCGGCGCGGGGTTGGTGAAGACGGCGGAGGATTTCGGATCGCAGGGCGAAGCGCCGACGAACCAGGCGTTGCTCGACTGGCTGGCGGTGGAGTTCCGCGAGTCGGGCTGGGACGTGAAGCACATGTACCGGCTGATGGTGACCTCGGCGACGTACCGGCAGAGCGCGGCGGCGACGCCGGACAAGCTCGAGAAGGATCCGCAGAACGTGCTGTTGTCGCGGGGTCCGCGTTTCCGGCTGGATGGCGAGTTGATCCGCGACTACGCGCTTTCAGCGGGCGGCCTGCTGGCGCCGGAGATCGGCGGGCCGAGCGTAAAGCCGTATCAGCCGGAGGGCATCTGGGAGACAGTGGCGATGCGGGGGAGCAACACGCGCTTCTACAAACAGGACGCGGGGGAGAAGCTGTACCGGCGGAGTCTCTACACGTTCTGGAAGCGTTCGGCGCCGCCGCCTTCGATGGAGATCTTCAATGCGCCGACGCGCGAGGTATGCACGGTGCGGCGGGAGCGGACGAACACGCCGCTGCAGGCGCTTGTGACGATGAACGATGTCCAGTTCGTGGAAGCCGCGCGGGGATTGGCGGCGCGGGCGATGGAGGCGGGCGGGGAGTTCGGGGCGCGGCTGGACGCGATGACGGAGCTGGCGCTGGCGCGGCCGTTCGAGGGCCGGGAGCGGGAGATCGCGGAGCGGGCGTGGCGGGATTATCGGGAACACTACCGGTCCCACGCGGAGGATGCGAAGCGGCTGGTGGAGACGGGGCAATCGGCGCCGGAGGCGGCGCTGGAAACGGCGGAGCTAGCGGCGTACACGATGCTGGCGAATCAGATTCTGAACCTGGACGAGGCGTTGAACAAATGA
- a CDS encoding DUF2461 domain-containing protein, translating to MAFRGFPPEMAPFFRELKKNNNRDWFQERKELFETKVRAPMLDFVESLNAWFAAEAPEFVTEPAKAVYRIYRDTRFSKDKTPYKDHIAAIFPHRTLGKHEGGGFYVGITDTGVGVAGGVYGPTPEGILTLRNHFASHHAEFAVLASAKGLSKLVGSLQGGQLARMPKGFPADHPAGDLLRRKQWYWYAEMQDNLEKLTASAKLTTEVTKRYAAMLPAVRWMNAPLVAGARKASKRVLL from the coding sequence ATGGCTTTCCGCGGATTCCCGCCTGAAATGGCGCCTTTCTTCCGGGAATTGAAAAAGAACAACAACCGCGACTGGTTCCAGGAACGCAAGGAACTGTTCGAAACCAAGGTGCGCGCCCCGATGTTGGACTTCGTCGAATCGCTCAATGCCTGGTTCGCCGCCGAGGCGCCCGAGTTCGTCACCGAGCCCGCCAAGGCCGTCTACCGCATCTATCGCGACACTCGCTTCAGCAAGGACAAGACGCCGTACAAGGATCACATCGCCGCCATCTTCCCCCACCGCACTCTCGGCAAGCACGAGGGTGGAGGCTTCTACGTCGGCATCACCGACACCGGCGTCGGTGTCGCCGGCGGCGTCTACGGTCCCACGCCGGAAGGCATCCTCACCCTCCGCAACCACTTCGCCTCTCATCACGCCGAGTTCGCGGTGCTCGCCTCGGCCAAAGGGCTCTCGAAACTCGTCGGATCGCTTCAGGGCGGCCAGTTGGCGCGCATGCCCAAAGGGTTCCCGGCGGACCACCCGGCCGGTGACCTGCTGCGGAGAAAGCAATGGTACTGGTACGCCGAAATGCAGGATAACTTGGAGAAGCTGACCGCGTCGGCGAAGCTCACCACCGAGGTAACCAAGCGCTATGCGGCCATGTTGCCCGCCGTCCGGTGGATGAATGCGCCGCTCGTGGCGGGCGCCAGGAAGGCTTCGAAGAGAGTCTTGCTCTGA
- a CDS encoding MFS transporter — translation MNPRKLFIASCIALVTTSMVFSIRGDILDALGADFHLTKEQTGLILSPAFWGFTLSIIIGGSLVDFFGMRRLLLLSAAGYVVAVLGILFAPRPSGPIQYGDAGFVMLYGCMLTLGLSQGLVEGVINPLVATMYPEDKTHRMNLLHAWWPGGLIIGGLASYALTKIMGLDLPGVAASLTTLGWQVKLGLILIPAVIYALMVRNERFPATERVAAGVSNSEMTRELFRPLFILWWLCMWMTAGTELGPDQWVGSVMSKLANMQGILILVYTAGIMFLLRFFGGGIAHKMSPMALLTVSAILSGLGLFGLSNVSTITQAFLWATVFGVGKTFFWPFMLGVTSEQFPKGGPLALAVMGGTGNLAVAFILPVMGGWYDTHGAAAAFRYVAILPVILTFIFAALFFYYRSRGGYKAVRI, via the coding sequence ATGAACCCCCGGAAGCTGTTCATTGCCAGTTGCATCGCACTCGTCACCACCTCGATGGTCTTCTCCATTCGTGGCGACATCCTCGACGCGCTGGGGGCCGATTTTCACCTCACCAAGGAACAAACCGGCCTTATCCTCTCGCCCGCCTTCTGGGGCTTCACCCTCTCCATCATCATCGGCGGGTCCCTCGTCGACTTCTTCGGAATGCGCCGCCTCCTCCTGCTCTCCGCGGCCGGCTACGTCGTCGCCGTCCTCGGCATCCTCTTCGCCCCACGCCCCTCCGGACCCATCCAGTACGGCGATGCCGGCTTCGTCATGCTCTACGGCTGCATGCTCACTCTCGGACTCTCGCAAGGGCTCGTCGAAGGCGTCATCAACCCCCTCGTCGCCACCATGTATCCCGAGGACAAAACCCACCGCATGAACCTCCTCCACGCCTGGTGGCCGGGCGGACTCATCATCGGCGGACTCGCCTCCTACGCCCTCACCAAAATCATGGGGCTCGACCTCCCCGGCGTCGCCGCTTCCCTCACAACCCTCGGCTGGCAGGTAAAACTCGGCCTCATCCTCATCCCGGCCGTCATCTACGCCCTCATGGTTCGCAACGAGCGGTTCCCCGCCACCGAGCGCGTGGCCGCCGGCGTCTCCAACTCCGAGATGACCCGGGAACTCTTCCGCCCCCTGTTCATCCTCTGGTGGCTCTGCATGTGGATGACGGCCGGAACCGAACTCGGGCCCGATCAGTGGGTGGGCTCGGTGATGTCGAAGCTCGCCAACATGCAGGGGATCCTGATCCTCGTCTACACCGCCGGCATCATGTTCCTGCTTCGCTTCTTCGGCGGAGGCATCGCGCACAAGATGTCGCCGATGGCGCTGCTTACGGTTTCGGCCATACTGTCCGGACTCGGTCTGTTCGGCCTCAGCAACGTCTCCACCATCACCCAGGCTTTTCTGTGGGCCACCGTATTCGGCGTCGGCAAGACGTTCTTCTGGCCGTTCATGCTTGGCGTCACCTCGGAGCAGTTCCCCAAGGGCGGACCGCTCGCCCTTGCCGTGATGGGTGGCACGGGAAACCTGGCCGTCGCGTTCATCCTGCCTGTCATGGGCGGCTGGTACGATACCCACGGCGCCGCCGCGGCCTTCCGCTACGTCGCCATCCTTCCCGTGATTCTCACGTTCATTTTCGCCGCGCTCTTCTTCTACTACAGGTCCCGCGGCGGTTACAAAGCCGTGCGGATCTAG
- a CDS encoding YqaA family protein — MSETAVPAAPVSYGWRIHRRLYDWVLHWALTPHALIALFALSFAESSFFPVPPDVLLIALVLGSTHRWFLFAGICTLGSVLGGMAGYGIGMFLMDTVGARVIDFYHAQAYYDKVSEWYRQYDFWIVFAAAFTPIPYKVFTIASGAFHMNLLGFALVSALGRGARFFLVAGLLRLVGEPMRRFIDKYFDWLALAFVVLLGGGFALIKFAR; from the coding sequence ATGAGCGAAACCGCCGTCCCCGCCGCGCCCGTTTCCTACGGCTGGCGCATCCACCGCCGCCTTTACGACTGGGTGCTCCATTGGGCGCTCACGCCCCACGCCCTCATCGCGCTGTTTGCGCTCTCTTTCGCCGAGTCCAGCTTCTTCCCCGTTCCGCCGGACGTGCTGCTCATCGCGCTGGTGCTCGGCTCCACCCACCGATGGTTTCTCTTCGCGGGGATCTGCACGCTCGGCAGCGTCCTCGGCGGAATGGCCGGCTACGGCATCGGGATGTTTCTCATGGACACCGTCGGCGCGCGCGTCATCGATTTCTACCATGCCCAGGCCTATTACGACAAGGTCTCGGAATGGTACCGCCAATACGATTTCTGGATCGTGTTCGCCGCCGCCTTCACGCCGATTCCATACAAGGTGTTCACCATCGCCTCCGGCGCGTTTCATATGAATTTGCTCGGTTTCGCGCTGGTTTCCGCTCTCGGCCGCGGCGCCCGCTTCTTCCTCGTCGCCGGCCTCCTGCGGCTGGTCGGCGAACCGATGCGGCGTTTCATCGACAAGTATTTCGATTGGCTCGCCCTCGCCTTTGTCGTCCTCCTCGGTGGAGGCTTCGCGCTCATCAAATTCGCCCGGTAG
- a CDS encoding DUF1080 domain-containing protein: protein MTLAPVVFAAALLFSPATGQEAKKGGKKGFRAKMPEVLAFDDNTGFESIFDGTLKGWDGNPDFWRAEGGSLIGETTAAKPLKLNTFLIWRGGAPGDFELKLEFKMNSTNSGVQYRSVELPDVGQWVLKGYQADIDFDNRYTGQLYEERGRGFLAMRGQMSRIETGKAPGVVGSLGSSDELKAHIKQNDWNQFQVVAVGNLLTHIINGHVMAVAVDDDAANRTAGGLLGFQIHVGPPMKIEFRNIYLKKR, encoded by the coding sequence ATGACCCTCGCACCGGTCGTTTTCGCGGCCGCCCTTTTGTTTTCGCCGGCTACCGGCCAGGAGGCAAAGAAGGGGGGCAAGAAGGGCTTCCGGGCGAAGATGCCGGAGGTGCTGGCGTTCGACGACAACACGGGTTTCGAATCGATTTTCGACGGGACGCTGAAGGGCTGGGACGGCAATCCCGATTTCTGGCGCGCCGAGGGGGGATCGTTGATCGGGGAGACGACGGCGGCAAAGCCGCTGAAGCTAAACACGTTTCTGATCTGGCGCGGCGGAGCTCCGGGCGATTTCGAGCTGAAGCTCGAATTCAAAATGAACTCGACCAACAGCGGCGTGCAGTACCGGAGCGTGGAGTTGCCCGACGTGGGGCAATGGGTGCTGAAGGGTTACCAGGCCGATATCGACTTCGACAACCGCTACACGGGGCAGCTTTATGAAGAGCGCGGGCGTGGCTTCCTGGCGATGCGTGGGCAGATGTCGCGGATAGAGACCGGCAAGGCGCCGGGCGTGGTGGGGAGTCTCGGTTCGAGCGACGAACTGAAAGCGCACATCAAGCAGAACGACTGGAACCAGTTCCAGGTGGTTGCGGTGGGGAACTTGCTCACGCACATCATCAACGGACATGTGATGGCGGTGGCGGTGGACGACGACGCGGCGAACCGTACGGCGGGCGGGCTGCTGGGGTTTCAGATCCACGTGGGTCCGCCGATGAAGATCGAGTTCCGGAATATTTACCTCAAGAAGCGATAG